The sequence CTGCAGGGCCTTGAGACAGCAGAGGCCCAGGCAGAGGCCTCTCCGGCTCTGTATCAGGAAGCCTTCCACTGGATGAGCCGAACCCTGGAGCACAGCAGCTCTGAAGTGGCTAACCTCATCAGCGATTTCCATACTAAAACCATAGGGGTGGTTGAACATCTGAAAGCGATAAATGCTAAGGAGCAAGATGTTGCCATCTCAGAGCACTGGCAAGAAATTAGCTCCAGGTTGGGACAGGAAGTGAGTTCTCTGAGAGTAGAGGCACAGAACAGAGTGGGGGCTGTCAAGGCCGAGCTTACTGCTCTTCTAGAAACGCCACTGCCTAGTAAGGCTGAAGTGACAGCCAGTTTGGAGCGGTTCTGCCAAAACGCAGTCCTGCAGAGCCAACTGTTTCAAGCCCGGATGGAGAGGCTGTTTCAGGGGCTGGAAGAGGAACTGGAGGTCCAGGGGGCCTCCATCCTGTCTCCTTCTTCCCCCGCCACATCCTCACAGCCAGGAAGCTATTTGCAGGAGGACTTCTCAGTTAAACTCTCTGCTCTGATCCAAGACATTCTGCACTCAGTGTAGCAACTGAaactactgtacatttttacaaaaaactaacaattatCTATTATGGTCCTATTAAGTGTATCATTTGACTTGTATTCTCATCCATAAATGTGGTTTGTTGTTTGCCATTGTAACAGCAAAGTAAGTCTTTAAATATTTATGAGTGTTTGGTATTGattgatgtatttgtttcaTTCTGTATGTGAATAAGTGTGTAAATGTCAGTATATCTTTATGTAATATATTGTAAATCAGAAAGTGCAACATCAACCTGAtttcaaacattgtttttaatatgtACAAAACAGATCTGACTTGTATACTGCAGATTACAGTGcttaaaatatatatctttgtatatatgtatataaatgtttTAAGAAATTATGTTCTGTGCATGATACCCAAAAACTAGTGAGACTGTCTGACCGGTAGGAATGTTTTatcaaaaaacataacatattaaaatgaatatctGCCTTACATtgttaatgtttcttttttttacacatagtTTGACAGGTTTGACTATTCCATCATGACCAATAAATGACGTGAAGTATACAGAGGAGGTTCTATAAAATACCAGTGTATTTGCTAGGTTTCCATGGTCACCAGAGAACACATTTGATTATTACTGACAAATCACAACATTATCAGATTACAATATGCTGTGAGGCGACAAGGCGAAGACAATTTGTCATTTCCAAGACGATCCTCCCGCCCAAATAAACTTCTTCAGGGCGAACCAGCCACCAAAAACCAGCAAGACAGCAGCAGCCAAGCCAaacaccacccccaccaccaggCCCGCCACGTTCACGTTAGCCCTCTCTGATGGCTTGTTGTCACCTGATTCAAACAGGGAGAGATAAATGAAGATTGCTCTTTGGGTTGTCTTAACATCTTTCAAAGTATACACATTTCTAATGATGAATTTGATCACAATATACTCACTGTAGGCAGCAGCATATGGTATGTCTGTGAAAAAAGGAAGGTAAGAAAGAGAGTCAGTGAAAGAGTCAACCTTTTTATCATGGTTCAACATAGTAATGTTTGTTGTTGGTTCTTACCTTCTCCGGCAGTGTAAAGAGGTCCAACTGAAACAGTGGCGGATTCACTGGTTTCTTTTCCAAAAGGATTCACAGATCTTTTTCTTCGGTTAcaggtctgaaaaacaacaaacatgttgtattttatgataatattgaaaaaggaaaacattaaaGACCTGTTAGCTTGGGAACGTCCCTGGAATCAACAAGGACCTTTGTTGTAGTCGTTTCCTATCATTCTCCCTACATTTCCTGTCATCTCCCTATACTGTCAGTGTGGGACTTATAGTGATATTTCCTATATAACACTGGGACAGTATGCATATGGCATGGGTGAGTACAAAGGCACAGGCACAGTGGGCAGCCATGAGGGGTCCTGCACAATTCAGTAAACACTGTGGTTAAAATCCAATATCCTGAGTGCAGCCGTGAATGAgactgaaatgtgtgtgttctgtgattACAGGTGGGAATAtttcatttcctttcatttcatacatttattatacaggaaagttagaaaaagtaacgattacattacaatataaaaacgggcctgactcagtttaaaaagtgtttttcagcaggttcctgttctgcagacacataaaacatggttacagcacgtcaggacagacattATTACAAGACATCgatgtagaaaaataaatttcgactgaaaacaacaatacagttacataaggacaaagacatttatactaGACATCAATAGTAGTTGCTAAGGTCTTATAGTTTACTAATACATGCTTGTCATAGTTGAGATTATAATGCAATGTGAGTAAATGGGACGTAAAAGTTATTTAGTAAATCCCTGAAAAGGGCACTTGGCTCGATGTAGCTAAATGGATAACTGGcggccttgtgtgtgtgttgcctgtgTGAATTTATGTGTTGTGAGTGCGGGTAGTGTTGTAATATGGTCATTCGTATTTTATGCACAGTTATATGAATAAGAGTTACACTAGTAGGAGTAAACACTGCCGTGAATGAGGGTGATATGTGTGTCTTCTGTGATTACTGAAAATAATTTACGTTCCTAAAAACCATGCAGGCCTGGAAAATCCTCCCATACATCCAAGTGTGTAACATCAGATATTTATTAAGGCCATAAAATGCCCAGAAGAAAATATTCATTCTTGAGAAATTTCAAGCAATCCTTTTAGAAACAGCTGTTATGTTGTTCATAAGAGTCAGGCAGTGTTGGggaagttacttttaaaaagcagtGTTTGCTCGTTACTTGTTACTTCTTAAAAAGTAAGCCGTTACTTTACTTAGTTACCCCCTATGGAAAGTAAGTTTTTACGTTACTTTGTAACGCGTTACAAACAACACTGGTTTTAGGTTTGTTAAATCTTTGAATGTGACCCACTGTCTGCTTAACGTTGTGGATAGAAAATCGTACATATCTATGTTTTTAAACAGGAAAGTTATATACATGGTTATGTATGTATTCAAATCTCGGCCCTAGACATATTGACATGGGGTACCTTTGAAAATTGCCTTTGAAAAATGTCCTTAAAGCAGACTCATTTGTTCTTGACTACTTACAGACAGCAGCTCTTTACATTTGCTGGGCTCACAGAATCTCAGCATGCAGTGCAGATAGATGCTGGACTTTGCCAAGTTGCGGTGCTGAACAAAGCGGAAGGCCTCAAAGTTAAATCGGGCAACCGTGGAAACGCCATTTCTTGTCACAGATGTCTTTTCTTCCACTGAACAGCTAGCAGAGAGCAGAATAATTGAAATAGAgttcatattttaaaaagtgatttGGAGGTTTAATTATGTCCACCATGTAAAAAGCTGTTAACGATGTGTGCGTCCATACCCTGCGAAGAAGTTGTGCTGCTCATTTTGTGACATGTTGTAAGGCGAGGGAGTGGCAAAGCATTGATCCAGCAGGACATAGAAACTTAAAAGAGGCCAGTTGGCCAATGAGTTAGTTTGCTACAAAAACAGTGTACTCACTTTTATTTccatatattttgttttcatatatGCAAATTCACTATGAGCATCCACTCAACCAAAAGGACGTTTACTTACTTTCCTGTGAGGTTAACAGCCTTGACCTCCACATAGATCTTGGTTTGTAGCTCAAGGCCTGTTGAAGGTACCACTAATGGGAAGCCATAATTAGAGTCCTGGAAAAATAAGACGCAGTAAAATAAACCATGAGGAATTGCTCTCTAGTGTACTTAGTataatgtgttatttatttcatatacTTACATTAAAAACACTCATTTTCAGTGTATCAATGAAGGTTCCGTTATTATCAGTGGTCGCCACGGATACTGAGGagctaaaaacaaaatcagagaaaagaaaattaccATGAACAAATGGTATGTGTTGCCCGAGACAAAATGGTAACTTGGTAACAGAAATGTCCCTTTTGCACAATGTAGGCTCTTTTTTTTCAAGAGGTTATGGTTACTCACGCTACAATCTGTGTGTTGTTGAGCAGGTACTCCAGTGGGTAGCGGCAGGAGAAGTGATAGTAGAGGTCAGTGGAGTAGCTGATCACCCCCTGGTCAGAACGAATGGTGTCAATGAACCCGGTGATGATGACTGACTGAATACTTGAGAAGCTGCTGAAGGGACCTGTGGGGTCCGGGGCCTCATTTACAATCTGGACAAGACGACAAACAACATAATCAGTACGTGACCTTCTTTGAAATTGTCACAGAACCctaaacaaattgttttttaatctgaATCCCTGTTGCAGTATAAACACTGGAACTACTTTGTTTGACTACATGTCAATATCTCCTTAAAACCTTCCAGTAGTTCATTATTGTTCACCATCTTCTTCCAAAGTCTTTCAGCACCTGCAGAGACTGTCGGCAGGGGTTATCCTGGCTTTGGTTAACAGGAAGCTGGTAATGGATGACTGGAGGGTTGGCATTGGTGTCGCTAGAGCCCTTGCACTCCGAAGTGTTGTGCTTCCCGTTCAGAGCCAGGTCTGTGGAGAAGAAGCCCGCCCACTGAACCGTACACAGGTTGATTGTCACGGTGATCATACTGGCGCCACATTCAATTGACATGTCTGAATTCACTatcaaaaaaatggaaacagaGAAGCCAATAAGGATG comes from Etheostoma spectabile isolate EspeVRDwgs_2016 chromosome 3, UIUC_Espe_1.0, whole genome shotgun sequence and encodes:
- the zgc:162608 gene encoding uncharacterized protein zgc:162608, with protein sequence MNMCLVSVIFALSFLTTSAYPFHRNTREAIWNDSIANQAQEKTELTKDVDQIYKSHIDSSSLYDPDNQSKNPVAEEMQRKLIMESERLRNRLQQELAELRERLSPSPAHLSSALASMRERLAPFTQQLQSSLSSNTRDLCGQLSLYLQGLETAEAQAEASPALYQEAFHWMSRTLEHSSSEVANLISDFHTKTIGVVEHLKAINAKEQDVAISEHWQEISSRLGQEVSSLRVEAQNRVGAVKAELTALLETPLPSKAEVTASLERFCQNAVLQSQLFQARMERLFQGLEEELEVQGASILSPSSPATSSQPGSYLQEDFSVKLSALIQDILHSV
- the LOC116686093 gene encoding zona pellucida-like domain-containing protein 1, with translation MTIHICLPLLVVLVQPALSLYNCSSRYDRNPVNSDMSIECGASMITVTINLCTVQWAGFFSTDLALNGKHNTSECKGSSDTNANPPVIHYQLPVNQSQDNPCRQSLQIVNEAPDPTGPFSSFSSIQSVIITGFIDTIRSDQGVISYSTDLYYHFSCRYPLEYLLNNTQIVASSVSVATTDNNGTFIDTLKMSVFNDSNYGFPLVVPSTGLELQTKIYVEVKAVNLTGNFYVLLDQCFATPSPYNMSQNEQHNFFAGCSVEEKTSVTRNGVSTVARFNFEAFRFVQHRNLAKSSIYLHCMLRFCEPSKCKELLSTCNRRKRSVNPFGKETSESATVSVGPLYTAGEDIPYAAAYSDNKPSERANVNVAGLVVGVVFGLAAAVLLVFGGWFALKKFIWAGGSSWK